Part of the Vitis vinifera cultivar Pinot Noir 40024 chromosome 13, ASM3070453v1 genome is shown below.
AATTATTCcaatcttccttttttttttttttttacttttattacgGTCATGATCTGTCCATGTCTTTATtgggaaaatattcttttttttttctaatattatgAAAGAATCTAACACAAACCAAtgcctaattaattaataaataattaaatataagtttttatttttattttatttttcccagtTTCTTCACTAAAAACAAACCAATTCGTTGTTGTGATCCAAATCCAATTCAACAATGACTGGTTTTGTGAGATTAGAATACTCATCTTGATTGAAGCCAGTCCAAAActcaaaagaggaaaaaggtttAATATCTTTGAAAAACTAATGATACCTTTTTGGTGGCTTGTGTTGTGGGAAAGCAACAAAAGTGGTTATATAATCTTTAGAATGTAGCATAGTCCTAGGCATTCAAGAAATCTTCAAATGGAGAAGGCAACATGGCTCTTGACCTTCACATGGACTAGGTGGTTGTCCACTGGTGCAACACCATGGTCCccttcttatttaattttaacctTATATTCATGCCTTTTGCAAAGACTAAGACGTTTTAACTTCTACCAATCTTATGTTCACATAGTGCCTTCATCATGCCTGATTTTTTaaccaaataagaaaatgagaaaaaacaaaaaagcaacAAGGTGGAGTAGTAGAAGGCTAGAAGCTATATAGATGGCGTTATATTATGAAGCTTTCTGTAATCTCTACATATGGAGATTTTTTGCCATGTGGGCATGTTGATTCACAAGCTGAGACCACTTGTGATGAGGGTTCCAATTGAGAAATGAGATTGGATTGCTTGAATTCAACTACTTATTTAGTGGGTTATGATATGTACCAAAACTTGGTGTCACAATATGCTTCAAATAGGAggtgagaagcttctagagacccctATAGACATCTACACTTAGCTACAAAGTGGAAGAATATGGAAACTTCTAAAAAGGGTTAGAgttgtccacacatctctacacttggcTAAGAGAGCATTGGAATAGTGTGGGGTGTTCTAGAATCTTTCAAAGTCATCTTTTACATAAACTAATGTAGGAGCCTCTaaattattcttgatttgtaatgAACCCTTTAAGGTTCTAGAGACTTCCTAAGGTGCTTATAAATAGGTTAAGATCTCATTTGGCTAAGGCACCACCCAATAACCTAACCAACCAAGTAAGTGAAttccaaagcacttgtaaagttTCCTTTAAACAATAAAGCTTCCGTTCTTTAAGTGTTGCCTATTATGCCCTCTAAAGCTTCTAAGTCGGgtgcatcttagcctagcaagctaaacATCGAGAGTAaggttgacttagcaagatTAAGGGTCTTAAATTGTCTAAGTGCCGAATGAgtttaggaaaagactaagtccgtAACATTGGTCATTGAAATTGACTGTGACACTATACTTTGTACAAACATAGTAtgtagcaattaagatttggaAAGGATTAAAAGAATTGggtacttttttttaatttagttcatAAGGTAGATAGTCCCTACATGAGAGGACCCAGCTGGGGAAGCATCAGCACGGCACTCACCATTCATGGGAAGAGTAAGAATGAATCCACTTTTTCCTAAGTTCTTTTCCAGCCATTTGATAGGAAGTGGGGTTTAAAAAACAGAAATCACTTTTGTTGTGTTCAAGAGTTATTCTTGggcatttttttatattctcttcTTCCATATACTTGCAATTAACATAGGTATTGTTCTTGTTCCTTtttgttctgtttttttttctgttgATCTGCTGTCTTAAGGTGTTTGATTGTCCTTGTTCCGTGAAGATATGTTTGTGATGCTACAAGACTACATTTCATTTGGCTGCCCACATGCAGAGATGGCCCTTCACTGATATGTTCCCATTCATTTGAACCCTTAGCCTTAGCCCCAGCCAGCTCCACTTGTGCCCAGAGACTATTCTAGCCTGCATGATTCTGCACATATCCCACCCTTATGAGTTGCTCATCACTACCATTCCCTCCACCTCCCTGCCCTTCTCAAGAGGGCATTCCTCCCCATTCTTTGTTCCACACAATGCCCACTTATTTCAAGGTTAAGAAATAAGAACTTGCATTATATTGATACAATTTTCTTTCTTGGGCCTCAAAGGTTTGCCATGGGGGGAGAGTGATTCAGAGCAAGTCATAGCTCAAAGTCATGCCTGCATTTGCCACTAAAACCCCACTTTGCAGCTACCCACATGGGGTACCGTATTATTCGGAATGCAACTTGGCCATCGGTTTGAGTGCTTTTTACTCTTTATCACATTCCAATTTGAGCCAAATAAGGTGGAGCATCAAAATTCTTAGCCTCCACACAACTCTACAACCCAACAAAACCCAAGACTCAATTCAAATGTTACATATACATAGAGAAACAACACCGTTAGGCATACTCCATACATTTGTATCTCAATGTGGTCATTGCTACTTTCccttccattattattattattattattattattattattatgaggCATTATCCTCTCAGCAAGTACCTTGCCCTTGGGTCTGTTTCTCCGAAACTTCCtctagttttttatatttattactttaataCTCAATAGTAGTAGTGTCAAAAAAACAGGGTCATTGGATTAATAAATTGTTCAAAAAACGACAATAATAGTAATGATAATGACGATGATACAAGTGTAAAGCAAAGCAAGGGTAAGTGAGGAGGAGAAGAGGATGTGAGAATTATGGGGTGGTGGTCCTGGTGGAGGCATCACTTAGAAATCCAAATATCCAATAGCTTTCCAAGACATGAGATGGGTTCCTTCTGAATGAGACAGGGCACGATTGAATGTTGGGGTTTGGGCCATCATCGATATTGTGGCTTTCACATCATACCACTTACAATTCTCAAGACCATGAGGCAGGAAGTTGCTTTCCATGTTATGAGAGGCTACACATGAATTCATTCATATCTTCGTGCTGTTGAATGGACATGTACCGTGCGTATGGTTTCTTTACTGTCCTTCATTCGATTGGGCGGTTTGAGAGAATTTAGAGCCATAAATCGTCAGGATTTTTAATCATTGTACTTGCCATCTACTAGAATTCTCCACATTCTCTGGAGAAGTCCATTATTTAGGGGAGTCTTAAAATTGGGAGTTGATCTCAGGCGGTGGATGAGCGTGTGTAGACCATCATCATCAATCATCAATCATCAAAATAGATGCGCTTAGGGGCTGGACGGACCAGGTTCAATTCAATGAATGAGAATGCCAAAGCCCCGCTACTTTCTATTGGCAATCAAAGATAATCGACAGCTCCTTCAAACCGAATATATTTCACTTTCTTGTCTATAATGAATTGAGTTCGTATGGGCATTgcttcattttttcttcaatgatTATTTCTGGCAGCAAGCCTTTATGTAGTGCAGATCAAAACAAGTAAAGAATCTATAATATTACGTCCAATTGAGTGTGGCTTAATGACAAAATGGTACTGTTTTATCACCCATATATACGAATTAGTTCTCAAGTACTACAGTCTAACTGCGATGGCTGATTTAAACCCCACTTTGTTGTTTTCAGATCATATGAGATAATGCCCAAATTTAGACttcttatctatttatttattcatctgtCCTTAAAACGGAACCAACCCTCACAGTTACTAACCTAGGCGAAGcaaattttttttgctttccaatTTATAATAATGCCGTTTCAGCCTTTGCAGAACAGACCTTTATACCAAAAGCACACTACACTCGTTACATCTTTAAACCACTGTCTTAAGAGCTTGGAGGATGTTCAGCTTAGGTTCACAACTCAGGGTGACTCAACCAGACTAGAAAACCACCCATACCCAATTCCAAGTCACTAAAACACAAGCAACCAAGAGCAGAAGTGATGATAGCTACATCCCATGCACAACCACAAGGTAACCCAAGATTCTTTAGCTTTCTAATCAACACCAGAATAATATGCATTGACAACACCACCACACAAATGGCTTGATGTACATCAATTACAATCTCTAGTAAGGGTAAAGCCTACCCACACATATCTACATTTTCAGGGCCCAAAGAAGAGATTTACAAAGTAACACACACCCACATGAAATAACAAAGGATATGGTAATGTCTTCTAAACATAATGGATTTCTCTCCTCCCTCCGTCACTCTTTTTCTTCCCTCAACTCTGGAAAATAGGGACCTTCCTGGTCATCCAAACAAGATTCAAAGGACCCAACAGCATGCTCCGCCTGAGAACCCAAATCTCCACTCCTCATGACACTAGATCCAATAGATCTCCCAGATAGTGAAACCAAGCTCATGCCTACAATGCTGTTTGCAATAGCATCAACATCTCTAGTTCCATTGTAGAGACCGCGGCTTCCCACAACCAGTAGACTGTGTTTCTCATCAGCATTTGTCAGAACAGCCGGCAATACATCCATCAACTGTGGATTATTCTGGCTTGAACTATTGATGAGCAGCCGCAAAGTCTCTCTTGCACCTTTTTCTACTGCAGACTCAGTTTCTGGGATCAATGGGTTCACAAGTTTTGGGTGCAAGGGAGGAATGGTGGTTGATATGGTGGGACCCGCACTAACCAGGTACCCTTGACCTGAGGAGCACACATCTATAACAGGAATGTGGACGATAGGATCACACATTAAAGGAGTGAAAGTTGCAATCTGTTGAGAACTTGCCATAGAGAAAGGTAATCGAACCAATGGGTCAGGCAAGAAAGCTGGGAAGTCTACTGAGGGAACGCCTGAGACATTGAGAGATGGAGTTGGCCTCAACAAATTGGACGACCTACTGGCTGGTAACAAAGAAGAAAGTGGAGGTAAAGATAAAGATTCAGCGGGTATGATAGGCAGCTGTGAAGGGGCTACTGTGTATTGCAAAGAAGATGCCCGTGGGGGACACCAACAATAATAGGGTGCGAAGAGAGATGAACCTATCGAAGGGATTTGAGATGATGGGCTTATTAAGGGTGCAGCAGCAGATTTACCCAGTGATTCCAGAAAATCTGACTCAGAGAATGGGTATGTTCCAACAACTTCCGGAAGCTTGTCCTTTTCAGTAGAATTTGAACTTGGTGCATCCATAGTGATACATGAGGCAATAGGCAGATTGTCAACAGCTGAAAAATGGCTTTCACCACGCCGTTTAAACTTCTCTCTGGCAGCATTTCTCAAGGATGATAAGTTCCTAGGCAGACCCTCTTTAAAGGAACTTGGCCTTGGACTCAGGCTACATTGATAGAGTGAATTTGGTTTAACTGCTTGACTGCTGTTGTGTCGAGACCGTGAAGGCTTTGACAATGAGGGCAAAAATTGAGCATTTTGACCTAGTTCAGAAGGATCAGCTATGGTATCCATTGAAGAGGATGGCGAATTGGATGGCCTTGCTCGAGCATTGCCCATGGATGACCCAACAAGGTAGGCACGGAGGTGGGTCGCAAAGCAGTCAAGACGTGACTCACTGATTCCAGTTAATTCAGCTAAAGATGGCTTCCTCTTGAGTAAATCCTTCATCTACTCCACaggggaaaaggaaagaaatattaGTCAGAATCAGATGCACACCATGAATGTAAGCTACTGTGCAGTGTGCAGAACATAAGCTGCTATGtaattcataaataattaatttaatttgtctTTTATTCCTTCTCTCAAGCTCTCTCTAATGTGTGTGTGGGTGTGTCTGTGTCTGTCAATGATAGTggtttatttatctatttagttATTTGAATGGGGAAGGGTGTGGAGAGTAGGGACAAAGCCCTCCCAAGGGCGAAGACATGGTAGGATGACTTGAGAGCTTGTGGAAAAGATCCAATTCATGGAAGTGAATGAGAGAGAACATATTCCAGAGGTGTTTGTTTACAAATTCATTTTCTAGATGAAATTTCCCCATTTGACACTGAACCAAAAAAACTTCCAACAATTGAAAACAGTGGGGTATTGAGGAATAAAGGCGATTTTCATGGATGTAAAGCCTCCATACTCCTCATCACTGTTCTTTTCCATGGGCGAATGCATTGACCACATACAGAATAACCAAGTAGATTTACCTTTGCAAGCAATTCTATGCCCAGGAGCTTTGACTTTTCAGAGCACCAAAAATAGAGAACCTCACAATCTGGGATCTTTATGAGGAAAGATCTTCCAGAATTGTCTGCAGGTATTTCTTCAATTGCAACAGCAGAGCACTGGGAAATACTACTTAAGGTAGACAGCCTCTCTGTGTAACCATCATCCCCAATGAATGCAATGCGCATTTCAGATGTCGGCAGAAGTGTGAGATTTAGGTTTCCCCTGTtgataaaaaaagaacaaaatgttCAAAGTGTTAAATAGTGAAATGACACATAAAATGGGCTATGAAGTAaataaaatgagagagagagagagagagagagagagatagtaATAAAATCTCTACAGCAGTGCTCCAGCATATTGGCACAGTTTAGATTCAGTAGTTAATGtccaacataaaaaataaaaaataaaaaactgatCTCTATACTGTATGTgcatttaaaaataacaatgaaaaaGGAACATAGATATGAATAATTTAAgtcataaataatttcaatattaaagCATAAGCATTGAGGACGCTAATTTGTCATGGTAATGTAAGCTCATCCTGTacagatattgtccactttgggAGCATTATctctcatggctttaaaacacACATACATACTAGAGCATTTTCAGTTACGAGTGCTAGAAACTTCTTCCTCCTAAGTGATGTATAATCTCACATTGACCCTCCCAAAAGTGGCCAACCTCCATGCATTTCCTGATGGGGATTCGCCTAATACATTGTTCACAAATTGCTAATCCTATGAAGATATAGTCCACTATGGACACACCACAACACTTATCAACTAACCTTCATCCCTTAAAAATGCATCTAAATATATTAGATGAGTCATCCTTTATTAATGTCACGGAATTTCTCCCTCCCAAGCGATTTCAGATCCCACAAGACCTCTACATGTATTTGGTGCCTTTTCAGGCTATCGCAACTAACTATTAATGCAAAGCCCCAATAAtgtatctttttattttcaatcttgAATTCAGAACAATGCAAacattttttcaatatttagtcTTCCAATTGGAAAATGGTTGTTcaaatttatggaaaaaaacaCACTACTTTGGTTAATGTAATGTATAACCCATGGCCAAGACAAACCACAGGGGCAAGGTGTGTGCCTCACTGGATTTAAATCAATGTATATTTAGAGAGTATATTTAGAGAGACTTTCTTTAACTATGAAATGTTAACATCACATAAAACTACAGCCAAGAGATTACATAATGCACAATTCAAGCATAGAAAGATATAGAAACAGcaatagaaacaaaaacaataccCCAGAGACCATGATTGAGGAATTCACAGCatcaaaattattctaaaaaataactaGTTAATTGAAGTGTTATTATGGGTAAGCACTTAGAAGTCTGAATCATCATTATGTTCTGGAAATCGGGATACTTGTTATGTTTTGAAATGGTAATTATGTTTACACTGGCTTGGAAACTTCTCAGGCTGAATAAAGAATATATTTAGCACTGTTCCTCCAGATGAATGCATTCATCTACATTAACATAACTTGCTTTTATCTTACAAACAAATTACAAGGCACTAAAATATGTGACTAGAAGATTATTCTGTTACATTGCTGAGAATACAATTAGGATTGCATCCACCATTCATCACCAAGCTTCTAATAACgcatttattgaaaaattttcacaaTAATATCTATCAGTGATGCACCTATCAAACAAGATAACATCTACCAGTGATGTATCAGTTCAACCAAACCATTGCTAGAATGCATACAATGCCAAAACAATCGTTCAACTCAAAACACAGATCATAACACAGACAGCAGGTGCACAGAACAGCTAACAATAACAAACAGTTCTTACATCATGCAATCACTTTCATGAATacaaaaaaaaggggaaaaattaGAAGATAGCCATAATGGGGCATTTGACTTTTCACAAAAGAAGGAAGAGCAGCTAGacataaattgataaagatTAAAATGCAGAACAAAATATTCTTGATTCAATATAATGTCTGAACATCATGCATGGCATACTAACTGTTAAGCAAGCATAATATCTTCAAGCCTACTAAAACACAACAGATACAATGCCTTCCACACAAAATCCCACTTAAAATAAGAAGTAGAACCCATATAACCAAAAGATATAGGTGATCCAAAAAAAGAGAAGCAAACTATATAACATAGGAGCATGGAACTACCTTTACTTCCTCATAATTCAGAGATCATAATAGAATACGCCCACTTTACCTACAAGTCAAAAGATATATTTATTTGGAAGGATGAACATTGTCACCATCAATAATCTAAAATATAGAATCCTGCAACTTCTACTAGTTATCAACAACATACATTTTCCAGCTAATTATGTCTGAAGATAAACCTGACACTAACGGAAAAATTCCAACCAAAATCTCCTTCTACAGAAAACATCCTCTGTGTAAGTACACTAGAGAATATTGCATCCAAGGATGATAAGAGTGTAATTAAATGATTAACATTACAAATTTGTCATGTGATATATTAACAACAGAATGTCAATgttcaaaaataagaaaacatgcataaaaattgccattttacatcagatttctTCTAACCATATCCATTAATCTTTGTGGTGTCTCCCCAGACCAAAATGCACTCAAACCTGACTAGATTTTCTAAATAGTACAAGGGTACAATTAAATAAGAGTATCATGGGCAGAAGCTTATTTCAATTCCCCAAGATGTTAAGATCATAACATGAAGAAACTCCAAAGCACACAAAAAGCCTTCTCCACACATGATAACAGGAAGATGGTTATCTAAGCACAAGAAATGAAGAATAGTATACAAACATTGCATCTAAGTTTCCATCATGCCAAGTTAAAGTTACAAGATAAtgtaatactatgaaaaattaGCAAATCATCATCATGTATATTCTACACAAGAATCAAATAGCAAAAAAGAAACATGAGTCATTTttaataggagaaaaaaaagcaACTGAGTCAGATGACTCAGCTTTCTCTGAAAAGCCAAACAACtaagcaattttttattttaagtaaacTAGAAGAAAATatctggaaaaaaaatatattcctCCTTTACCATGCTCTTAGCCTCTTAATACAAAGAAACCACAAGACAGAATGAACCAAGACAGAATTAATTCATTGAGTAATATCCCAACCTATAGAGAACAAGCTAAGGTAGTGATGGGTGTGTTTAAAAAGGAATCATTTACTTCAATCTTTTGGGCATTCTATTCTTCCTTTTGAGAGAAGAAATTGCTTTATGCTTTACTTGAAGCAAATTTTAGAACCAGCAAAGCACCAGTCATTGAACAATAATACTTATATCATGTTCATCATAAGATCAGGGGGTAAATAGAAAACGTAATGTAGAAGTAGCAACTAAACATATCAAAAACCACATACAATAAATAAAGACAGTCTTTAAGAAAATGTTTAGATTTCTCCTTAACACGGTAAAAATCCGTAGGTCAAACAAGGAGGATTACGAAGAAAAGGCTATGAGAAGAAAGCaatatcaaatttcaaataCATGCAAGACAAAAAATCTGGTCACGGTACCATTCTGCGAATACAACTATGAAGCTATTTTAGGAAGGAACGTGAATAACCAAATTATAGCTTCAATCAAAATTAATGACCACATTATATTCATTCATATGGCAGCATATATTATTTTCGAaaccaaaatcaataataatgctGCACATATGAACAGTGAGGAAAATACAAATGAACATTACAACAATGTACACCCTAGAATGCACATAGACAAACAGTAAGATTGGGTGTTCAAATGGTTACAATTACCTTGTAGCAGTTGGGCACAGGAGGGTCCCTTGCTTAATGATCTTTCCAACGCGAATTGAAACCAGAGGAATACACAAGCACCTTGCTAGTTTACCAACTTCTGCCGCATCGAAGTGCtgtttaataaacaaaaaacaaaagatatataGAAAATTAACCATGATATATAAGCTGAATATTAAATAAGCATGTTCTTCATAATAGCCAATAAAACATTTAAGATAAAATCGTCCAGCTAACAAATTCCTTATGCACAAGAATCATGTTTTCACTCACAGACACGGCATAACCCTTATCAGCCACCACATCAAACTACCTACATAGATGTGCGAATCGTTCTGTATTGGAAGCATTATAAGATTTACAAGGAGAGGACCTTAATCTACATAAATTCAGAATTCTAAAGTATATTATATGTCCTGATCTATACACACCTGAATTAGATGATCTAAAAGGCGATCTTCAGCAACACCATTAGAGACATTCAGTTTCAACAAAGGCTTCAGTCTCTCATCAGCACGACACGCCCCCATGACTTGCAAATCCAGAGCCTGCAACCACTGCAAAACCCTAGTTTCTCGATTGCTACGCTGAAGCAACAGATCTCCATCCCCGTCTTCTACCAGAATATCGGTTAATCGCTCCGTGAGACCAATCTCACCATCAGAACCACCGTTCGCCGGAGAAACGCTAGAACTCCCACCAGATCCAATAACAGCGGATTCAACGGACGGTGAATTCTCAAGATCCTCACCGCCGTATTCCTCCACTGCATCGGACACATAGATCTTGCGATCATCAACAGATCCTTGTTCGTTAGGGTTTTCCATTGCAAATTCTTTTAATACAATCCTGAAACAAAGGGAGAAACCGCCACAAGACTCGAAACCCTAATTTTTCACACTCAGAAACTGCGATCGGTCAAATCAGAAGCCTCGGAGACAAAATTGAAGCTAAAGGCAAACGCCGAATCGCAATTCCGAGAGAGATGAAAATCCCCTCAAACAAATGGTCCGCAGCCAACAGGGGGATAAGGTGTGCGAGGGCTTTAAATAGGGCCTGACGGGCACGAAAGCAGTCTATGAATTACGGTTTTGTGCTGGTTTCAGGTCCGAGATTGATTGCTTATGAGTTATGACCCACCTCACGGCCTTCTCAGTCGCACTTGTCT
Proteins encoded:
- the LOC100251255 gene encoding uncharacterized protein LOC100251255; amino-acid sequence: MENPNEQGSVDDRKIYVSDAVEEYGGEDLENSPSVESAVIGSGGSSSVSPANGGSDGEIGLTERLTDILVEDGDGDLLLQRSNRETRVLQWLQALDLQVMGACRADERLKPLLKLNVSNGVAEDRLLDHLIQHFDAAEVGKLARCLCIPLVSIRVGKIIKQGTLLCPTATRGNLNLTLLPTSEMRIAFIGDDGYTERLSTLSSISQCSAVAIEEIPADNSGRSFLIKIPDCEVLYFWCSEKSKLLGIELLAKMKDLLKRKPSLAELTGISESRLDCFATHLRAYLVGSSMGNARARPSNSPSSSMDTIADPSELGQNAQFLPSLSKPSRSRHNSSQAVKPNSLYQCSLSPRPSSFKEGLPRNLSSLRNAAREKFKRRGESHFSAVDNLPIASCITMDAPSSNSTEKDKLPEVVGTYPFSESDFLESLGKSAAAPLISPSSQIPSIGSSLFAPYYCWCPPRASSLQYTVAPSQLPIIPAESLSLPPLSSLLPASRSSNLLRPTPSLNVSGVPSVDFPAFLPDPLVRLPFSMASSQQIATFTPLMCDPIVHIPVIDVCSSGQGYLVSAGPTISTTIPPLHPKLVNPLIPETESAVEKGARETLRLLINSSSQNNPQLMDVLPAVLTNADEKHSLLVVGSRGLYNGTRDVDAIANSIVGMSLVSLSGRSIGSSVMRSGDLGSQAEHAVGSFESCLDDQEGPYFPELREEKE